A stretch of Mastomys coucha isolate ucsf_1 unplaced genomic scaffold, UCSF_Mcou_1 pScaffold1, whole genome shotgun sequence DNA encodes these proteins:
- the Inhbb gene encoding inhibin beta B chain — MDGLPGRALGAACLLLLVAGWLGPEAWGSPTPPPSPAAPPPPPPPGAPGGSQDTCTSCGGGGGGGGFRRPEELGRVDGDFLEAVKRHILSRLQLRGRPNITHAVPKAAMVTALRKLHAGKVREDGRVEIPHLDGHASPGADGQERVSEIISFAETDGLASSRVRLYFFVSNEGNQNLFVVQASLWLYLKLLPYVLEKGSRRKVRVKVYFQEQGHGDRWNVVEKKVDLKRSGWHTFPITEAIQALFERGERRLNLDVQCDSCQELAVVPVFVDPGEESHRPFVVVQARLGDSRHRIRKRGLECDGRTSLCCRQQFFIDFRLIGWNDWIIAPTGYYGNYCEGSCPAYLAGVPGSASSFHTAVVNQYRMRGLNPGPVNSCCIPTKLSSMSMLYFDDEYNIVKRDVPNMIVEECGCA; from the exons ATGGACGGGCTGCCCGGTCGGGCGTTGGGGGCCGCCTGCCTTCTGCTCCTGGTGGCCGGCTGGTTGGGACCGGAGGCCTGGGGCTCCCCGACACCCCCGCCGTCGCCCGCCgcgccgcccccgcccccgccaccCGGAGCTCCGGGTGGCTCGCAGGACACCTGTACGTcgtgcggcggcggcggcggtggcggcggcttCCGGCGGCCGGAGGAGCTGGGCCGGGTGGACGGTGACTTCCTGGAGGCGGTGAAGAGACACATCTTGAGCCGCCTGCAGTTGCGGGGTCGGCCCAACATCACGCACGCCGTCCCCAAGGCCGCCATGGTCACGGCCCTGCGCAAGCTGCACGCCGGCAAGGTGCGCGAGGACGGCCGCGTGGAGATCCCGCACCTCGACGGCCACGCCAGCCCGGGCGCCGACGGCCAGGAGCGCGTCTCCGAGATCATCAGCtttgcagagacag ATGGCCTCGCCTCCTCCCGGGTCCGCCTGTACTTCTTCGTCTCTAATGAAGGCAACCAGAACCTATTTGTGGTACAGGCCAGCCTGTGGCTATACCTGAAACTGCTCCCCTATGTCCTGGAGAAAGGCAGCCGGAGGAAGGTACGGGTCAAGGTGTACTTCCAAGAACAGGGTCACGGTGACAGGTGGAACGTGGTGGAGAAGAAGGTGGACCTAAAACGTAGCGGCTGGCACACCTTCCCCATCACAGAGGCCATCCAGGCCTTGTTTGAGCGGGGTGAGAGACGCCTTAACCTGGATGTGCAGTGTGACAGCTGCCAGGAGCTGGCCGTGGTGCCTGTGTTCGTGGACCCCGGTGAGGAGTCACACAGGCCCTTTGTAGTGGTGCAGGCCCGCCTGGGCGATAGCAGACATCGCATCCGCAAACGGGGCCTCGAGTGTGATGGGCGGACCAGCCTCTGTTGCAGGCAACAGTTCTTCATTGACTTCCGGCTCATCGGCTGGAACGACTGGATCATTGCGCCCACTGGCTACTACGGGAACTACTGTGAGGGCAGCTGCCCGGCCTACCTGGCCGGGGTCCCTGGCTCGGCCTCCTCCTTCCACACGGCCGTGGTGAACCAGTACCGCATGCGTGGCCTGAACCCTGGGCCCGTGAACTCTTGCTGCATCCCCACCAAGCTGAGCTCTATGTCCATGCTCTACTTCGATGACGAGTACAACATCGTCAAGCGGGACGTGCCCAACATGATTGTGGAGGAGTGTGGCTGTGCCTGA